The genomic segment ACCGGACTTCGGCCCCGACGAGTAGGATGAGTACACCCGCGACCATTCGTCCGCCGTCGGTTCGTGGCCTTTGGGCGCTCGGATTCGTCGCGCTCTCTCTCGGCGCCCTAGTCGCTGTACCTGTGTACTACGGGCAGCGGGTCGCCGTCGTACAGATGCGGATTACAGATGTGCTCGAGCCGGCGGCACGACTGAGCTCGAACCTTCTTCTGCTAAAGGCACGGCAGTTCGCGCGCATGGAGGGGTACCTTGCGACGGAGGATGCCAACACGCTCGAAGATCCGCCGCACGCGGCAATGACCGCACGAATGTTTCGGGATCCATACTTGTCAGCGGCGGCAGAAGAGGAAGCTGTTCTCGCTCAGTTGCAGGTCCTCGCTCCGTGGCTCGACGCGGTGCCCAGTGCACTGGGTGGCCAGAGCTTCTTCGACCGGCTTGTCCGACTTCAGACCGAATCGGTGGCATGGCGTTTTGGTAATCAGCGTCTGTTCGAGTTTGGCGTTAACGAGGGGGCCCGTGACCGCGTCCTCGCAGGGTACAACGACGTCCAGTGGGCCACGCGTGAGCTGGATCAGTCGATCCAGGCGGCGGTGGCCGATGGCCGGCGGCGGGTTGCCAACGAGCAGCGGCGGCAGACACGAATCACGAGGGTACTCGCGGCGGTGGCCCTGTTCGCCTCTCTGATTCTCGGTCGTGTAGCCCACCGCTACCGAGCGCTCACCACGGAGCGCGAGATCCAACGGCGGGAGGCGGTCCGGGGCCGAAGAGAGGTCGACGCGCTTCTCGAGGCGACGGGCGACGGGGTGCTCGGCATCGATCTGGAAGGTCGTTGCATTTCGCTCAACCGGGCCGGCACAGGGCTTGTGGGGTGGCCGGAGGGCGAGATTCAAGGTCGGGATGTCGTGGCCACGCTGTTTCACACCGATGCAGATGGGGCTCCCGTCACAGAGGACAGCTTTCCGCTCGCACAGACGGTCGCTGCGGGGGAGCAGATTTGGTCTGACGTGGGCGCGGTCATCTGGCGGCGGAAGCGCAGTTCATTTCCGGCGCGCTGGTCGGTGCAGCCGATGATCGACGGGACTGAACTGCGGGGTGCTGTCCTCACGTTCACGGACATGACGCAGATCCATGAAAAGGAAGAAGCTCTGCGACGGGCGATTCGGCAGCGCGAGGACGTGGTGGCTATCGTGTCACACGATCTGAGAAACCCTCTGGGCGTCGCGCTCGCGTCGGCGGACTTGTTGCTGGATCTGCCGCTCGACGAGGGGCAACGACGTCGTCAGGCCGAGATCATCCGCCGGTCGGGCAAGCGCATGCAGCGCCTGATCGAGGATCTGCTCGATGTCGCTAGGATGGAAGCGGGTGCCTTGGTGATACGGCCCTCTCACGAACCTCTCGCCCCGATCCTTGAGGAAGCTCGCGACCTCTTCCTTGGACAGGGAGCGGAACGCTCGATCAGCGTGGTGGTCGGCGACGGAGACCTCAGCGCACGAGTCGACCGTGACCGAATCATTCAGGCGCTCTCGAACCTTCTCGACAACGCGATTCGTCTAACGCCTGAGGGAGGCTCCGTCACTCTTTCGGCGGAAGAGGATGGCAACAATGTACTGATTTCGGTCGAGGACACGGGGCCGGGTATAGCCCCTGAGCTTGTAGGCGGGCTATTCGATCGATTCGCCCAGGGCGACGAGCTCGATCGGGGATCTGTTGGGCTGGGACTCTCGATCGTGAAAGGTGTGGCTACCTCGCATGGGGGGGACGCGTCGGTGATTTCCGTGCTGGGGCGAGGGAGCCGGTTCATACTGCACTTGCCGATGGGTGGCCCACCCGATGCTGGCAGAGGGGTGGAAACCACGGCCTGAGGGATCGAGCTTTACGAAGCCGGGACGCGGTGCTCCATCGCGTACGCTCGATACCCAGACACCTCGGCGGAGACGCGGGCCTCATCCCAGCCTAGTAGGACGCCCATGATCGAGGCGGCCTCTGAGGCTCCGCTCAAGCCCGAGTCTGGTGAGAAGAGGAGTAACGCCAGCCGGCGGTCCATGACGTCGATGAGCGTGGCCGCCATTTCTTTCATGACCGCCAGCCGCACCTCACCCCGCAGAGCGGGAACGTCCTCGCCCAGAGGGGCCAGCCAGGTCGGATCCTCACGCGCCAAGGCGAGGAGATCGTCAAGCTGGGTACCATACAAGAATCCGAGCCGCTTGAGAGTGGCCTCCGGCACACCTGCTTCTCCGAGTCGTTCTAGGCGGTCCTCGATGAACTTGGACACGTCCCCCGCCGGACATCCCGGCAGCCTTACCTCCGCCGTTCTGTCGTCCATGACAGGAGAGTCGCCCAGTGCGTTCAGGACTTCTTCGATGACGCGCCCGGCCATCCGTCGGTAGGTCGTGAGCTTCCCTCCTGCGATCGTGACCAACCCGTCGGGCCCGGGCCACACCTCGTCCTCTCGGGAGGTGTCGCGGGTCGTCTTTCCATTTTCCTCGATCAGGGGCCGGATACCAGCCCACGTCGTGAGCACGTCGTCCAGGGTGATCTCCGCGGCGGGGAAGCAGTCCTGAACCATCGCCAGGAGGTCCAACACATCCGCGCGGCTCGCGCGCGGGCTTTCCATAGGACCTGTGTACTCGTCGTCACTCGTTCCCACGTAGACGTAGTCCAGCCGTCGCATGGCGAGGCCGCGCCGACCCGTCTCTGACTTCAGGAATGCGGCTCCCTTGATTGGGAGGCGGCCCGCTGACAGCAGGATGTGGATGCCCTTGCTGGGCCGCAGCGCTTTGCGGGCGGCGAGGCCGGAGTCCTCGAGGACGCCCTGAGCCCAGGGGCCACCGGCGTTAACCACGATTCGTGCCTGGACCTCGTAAACGCTGCTGTCCGTTGTGTCTCGGACACTAGCGCCGTGGACGCGGCCTTCCGAGTCGGTGAAGAGTGACTCGGCGCGTGCGTGATTCGCCACCCGGGCCCCGTGGGCTGCAGCGGACTGAATATTCTCGAGGGTCAATCTCGCGTCGTCGGTGATGTACTCGACGTATTGGATCGCTCCGCGCAAAGGATCTCGGAGGCCAGGGAGGAACCTCCGTACTTCCTGTGGATCCAGGGACTGATGCCGATCCGAGTCGTCCGTCTCGGCGAGCCAGTCAAAGACCGCGAGGCCAGCTCTGATTTTCAGCACGGAGTCCGGAGAGAAGACGGGGTAGAGGAAGTCGAGGCGATGCACGAGGTGAGGGGCGATGGACTGAATCACCCGTCGCTCACGGGCCGACTCGCGGACCAGAAGGAAGTGGCCGTACTCGAGATATCGGACGCCGCCATGGACAATCTTGGACGATCGACTAGAGGTGCCTGCCGCGAAGTCGTCCTGTTCCACCAGTGCTACGGACCAGCCACGCAGGGCTGCGTCTCGCGCAACACCGGCTCCTGTGATGCCGCCGCCGATCACGAGCACGTCAACGGATTCGGTCGACATCGCTTCGAGCGCAGCGCTCCGTCCGGAGGGGGAGAAATCCGCGCTATCCGGCTTAGTGCTCATCGAGCATTCTCCGGTGAGGTGGGGTTGAGCGACTCCTTCCATTCCAACAGGTCAGCGACTTCGTTGGTCGTGATTCGCGGCACCCCCATGTCGAGCATGGACCGCGCAACAGACGTGGCGTTTACCGTCCAGCATGCCAGGGCGATATCGACTTCGCGACAGCGCTCCGCAATCCTCGGGTCACCGAGGAGAATCCGTGCATCGAAGTCCAGCATCGCGTCGGAATCATCTTTCGCACGTTCGCGCGCTTCGTCGACACGCGAACGCGCTTCGACGATGTATCCGATCCTCGCGCCCGGCTGGAGACTCCTGATCTGATCCAGTGCCCCCCAGTCCATCGAGATGAAGACGGTGTGCTCGAACAGGCCTGCTTTGTGGACTGCCGCTACCACCGACGACATTTCGTTACCCGAGCTGGTCCGCTTCACCTCGGCGTAAATCCGGCCCACACGGCCACGTAGCGAAGTCATGACGGCAGCGAGAGACGGGATGGGTTCGCCCACGAACGCCGGATCGAACCAGCTCCCTGCATCGAGCGTATCCAACTCGTCCGGCGTATGCAGATGCACGGCCCCGGTGCCGCTCGTCGTGCGGTCTAGCGTCTCGTCGTGCAGCAGGTATGGGGTGCCATCCGACGCGGGGTGTAGATCGAACTCGACAGCATCCGCACCGGCCGAGAGGCCGGCGTCGAGTGCCGCCCAGGTGTTCTCGGGGGCACGGGCGCTGAACCCTCGGTGGGCAATGATCTCGACGGGCCCCGGAAATCCGAACGGGCCCGCGGAATCGCTTCTGTCAGCCGTTGTCATCCGAGCCGGCGAGTTGTCGGGCGAACTCTTTCCCGTCGGACAGTCTGATGGAGCATTGCGATTTCCTGTTCCTGCAGATTGAGGCGCGGTTCCAGAATCCGTATTGTGTCGCCTGCTCCTTTTGTCTTGAACAGCCTGCTGAAGGCATCGCCTGTCGGGCTCATGGCGAAGCGGGCGGGAGTGCCGCTCACTGGAATCAGAACAATCAAGATTCCTAGGATGGTCCCCAGGGGTGCCGTCAGGTTGATGGGCTCAAGCTGTATGCACCCGGATTGTTTGGAGTCATGTCTTCGTCATGGTGTCTGGGCTGTGACCCCCGCGCAACATTTTTGCCGCGCGGGCTGATCCCCGGTCCAACCGCTCACGCTTCCGGACTATCAAAGTCGGTGCAGAGAAGGCTGATGAACTGGATCTAGGGGGAACCTTGGGCGAACGAGTGCCAGAGCATTACCAGATCGTATATACCGAGATGGAGCTTGGTTCGAGCACGGCTTTGTCCGTCCTCGCCAACTGGATGACCACCTTCGCGTCAATAGTCGAGGCGGTGGCCTTCTGCTCACCCCATTTCTTTTTCAGGACTCAGAATCAGCGCCGGGAGATCGGGATCCGCAGAGTCGCTCGTTCCCAGGCAAAGACGAGCGATCCGGCCGAGCCGGCGCCCTCGAAGCGGAAGGTAAGTGTCTCGACGAGCCGCCCAGGATCTGTCACCACTACTTCAAAGCTCCCGATGTCTGCGCTGCGCACATCAGGGCTGAGCGGGATCCCCCATCGGTTCGTATTCCCGTTTACTACGATGGTCCACTGACCCGTCTCCGCAATGGCGTACAGAGAGTAGGACCCAGGCTCAACGTCGATTCCCCCGAACGTCGCAGGGAAAGGTAGATGCAACGTCGTGGGCTCGTTCGCGCCGAACCGCCATGGCGAACCGAGGGCGTCATCGCCGCCGATCATAGTGCGTCCCCGAAGTGAAGGGCGACCATAACATAGTTTGGCGGCATCACCGCCCAGATCGATCATGACGGAGTCGGGGGGACTCGGCCGCTCGGCCAAGGCATCGGGTGCACCCCGAAACTGACACTGCGTCTGGGCCGCTCCGACCGCGGGTGCGGCGGCCATGATGGCCACCGCCATCCAGAAGGTCCAACGGTCTTTCATGGTTTCTGCCTCAACTCTCTGCCAGTGTGCCACCCAGTTTCAAGCGCGCCGCCCGGGCGAGGAGCGTCACCGCCTCATGGAAGGCCGGTTCTGCAGCCGTGGCTTGATAGCCCCTTCGAGTGCCTTCCCAGTTCCATCGTTCGTCTGCCGCAAGCCCTGCGAGGAAGTTGGCCAGCGATGCTTGGGATACACCTGACGCCCCTTCCGCGTTCGCTGGCCCTGACTCGGGCGGGTCCACCTAGGCCGGTAGGCGGCCTTCATCATCGAGCATCGCGATGGCCTTGTCGACGATCGAGCGTGCCAGCGTCACTACATCGGGTTCGGATGGGAGCATCGCCAGCGTCGATTGTACCATTTCGCCACTGAGGACTTCCATCTGGCGGATTTCCACTGATGTGCGGATAGCCGAAAGCGGAATCCATACCGCCTGGATCGAAAAGGCAGGCGTCACACTGACGCCAGTAGACGGTTGACCTAGCCGGCGCAGTTTACCACTTCGCTCGGCATCGGCAATGACCAGGAAGCGTCGACGTTTGACCTATTTCATTTCACGACGACGGAGCAGGCCGGCCGCCACCAGCTCGTTTACTCCGATGGAGGAGGAGATGCCTCCTCCGGGCCACACATAGAGCCCGCGGAAGTCGATGTCACCGACACTGATGCGGGTCGCTCCGTTCAGGGGAGTGGGTCGGTCCACCCGGAGCGCTCGCCGCTCAGCCTCGGCGGCAACACTCGATCCGGCCGTTGTCGCACGGCCCCCACACGCTGCGAGGCCGAACAGCGATACCATTAGCGCACGGGTGGTGCGCCCGTGACTGTGGGGTACGAATCTCCTGGATGTTCGGATCATGACCACTGAGATCTGGGTCGAGTGTCTGGCGGTCGACCGGTGCTGAGGGTGACGAAGCTGACTGATTCTCCCAAAGTAGTGCGTGCCGCGCGCTGACCTCCACCTTCCTGCAAGAACGCCACCGTGACCGAAGCCCTAGAAGAATTTCGATTCACCCACTCAGTTCCGGTGCGTTTTCGCGACATCGACATCGGTGGGCATGCTCATCATGCTGACGCCCTCATCTACTTCGAAGAGGCACGATGGGCTTACTGGATAGAGGTTGTGGGCCAAGGGCTCAATGAGCTGGATTACGTCCTTGCCGAGTGTCGCGTTCGTTGGCACGCTCGGGTGCTGTGGCCACAGGAGTTGGCCGTCAGCGTAAGAGTCGTCCGGGTGGGCCGAAAGCACTTTGAGATGGCGTATGAGGTCCGCTCTGCCGAAGGTGAAAAGCTGCAGAGTGGGGCGACGGTCCAAGTGATGTTCGACTACGACACCGGCAAGTCGAAGGCGATGCCCGACGAGCTGAAGTCAATTCTGGAGTCGTTCGACGGCCCGTTCTAGTAGGTCTATTTAGTCCCTGTCGATGGCCGCACCCAGGTGCAACAGGAGTTGGCAGGGGAGACTGGTTTTGCCTTCGACGTTGGCGCTGGGTTTGACCCACGCCATTATTTGTGAATAAATTCACATGCTTCACTTGCCGGGGTGTTTCAGTACAGGGACCTCCGGCTTTTCGTTGGCTGTAAGAGCATCTAACACGTTCGGGTACCGGTTCGGGCGAGACCCGCTTTGGTGGGTCGCTACATGTTGAGAAACCCCAGGGAGATAAGGCCATGCTTGGACGGCTCAAGCTGACACTCATGATCACTGCTGCGGCTGTGATCTTCGCGCCTGCAGCGCAGGTTGCGGCACAGGACGGTGGGCGCTTTAAAGTGCTGATTCCGTACTTCACCCCGCTCGAGGACGCGAAGGACAAATTCGGCAAGGAAGCGTCGAAGGAGCTTCGCGAACTTATGGGTAGCATGCCGACCCACGTGGCCCTGTCGGAGCGAGACATTAAGGATGAGGTCAAGAACTTCGATATGAAGATCCAGGATCTCGACTGCATTCGGACGCGACAGCTCGCGTCGCAGATCGATGTGCCGGTCGTGATTTGTGCCAGCTACACCGAGCAGGCGGACAAGAGTTGGGTCATCTCCGCCGAAGTATGGGACATCGCGGGGTCCGAGTCGTTCCCGATCGAGCCGTTCCCGATTGGTGAGAAGGATGAGGAAGGCGCGGCAGTACACATTTATGACGCGTTCGAGCGCTACTCGACGACGGTCCGTTCAGCGGCCATCTGTAACGATTACTACGCCAGTCAGCAGTGGGAGAACGCTCTCCGCAACTGCGACGAGTCGCTGGGCCTTAATCCGAACTCGATGGGTACTCGCTACCTCCGCGGGCTCGTTCTCTATGAAATGGAGAACCACACGGATGCGCTGATCGAGTTCGAGACGGTTATCGCGGCCAACCCGTACCATGAAGACGCGCTGCAGCGGGCGGGCTACATCGCTGCGCTCACGGACCAGGACACAAAGGCCCGTGAGTACTACTCGCGTTACCTTGAGATCAACCCGGGCAACGCTGCGATCCGCATGCGGATCGCGTATGAGCTGGCCCAGGCCGGTGACCCGGTTGGTGCCATGGAGTTCATTCAGGTCGGACTGGACGTCGATTCCGAGAACGTCGATCTGCACGAGCAGTACGGTGGGTTCGCGTTCAGCGCCGCGCTGGAAATTCAGCAGGAAGCGGCGGTAGGTGCTGAGAACGGCGGTGATGCCGTAGCCCCTGAGGCGGTCGGTTACTACCGCGAGGCGATCGCTTCGTACGAAAAGGTCTTTGAGGCGAAGGGCGCCGAGACTCCGGTGGGCCATCTGTCCAACGTCATTTCGGCATACATCCAACTCGAAGATCTCGAATCTGCGATCTCACTTGGTGAGCGGGTGCTTCAGACCCACGGTGACGAAGATCGCCTGTGGCTTCTTTATGCCGATGCGCTCCAGCGCAATGAGAGACTCGATGACGCGATCACCGCGCTCGACCGAGTCATGGAAATCAATCCGGACCACCCGAATGCTGCGCTCCGTCAGGGTAATTGGCTGATCCAGGCCGGTCGCGTGAGTGACGCAGTGGACGTGCTGAGTGTTGCTGCGGAGAACAACCCACAGCAGGCGCAGCAGGCGGCCCAGATGGTATTCGCCGAAGCCTACCAGAACGGTGTGGAGAAAGACGACTACATGTACGCCGCGTCAGCGGTGTCCGACGCAAAGCGTATTCCGAACCTCTCTGAGACCATGATGAACCAGCTGAACTTCTGGCATGGTTACAGCCTCTATCAGCGGGCCTTGGCCGAGCAGGAGCCGCAGACGCTGCCATCTGCGAATCTGTCGTTGCCAAAGTTCTACCAGGCGCTCGAGTTTCTGAACCTCGCCGGTGACTATCCCGAGTCTGTGGGCGTGAACCTGCAGCAGCTGATCGACAACGCAGGGACGTACATCGAAATCCAGGACGCGATCATCAAGCGCGGTCAGTAGATGATCTGACGGACCCAGCGCCTCGGCGCTGATGGCGCCGCGGGGGAGAGATCCCTCGCGGCGTCTTTTTTGTGCCCCTCTGTCTGAAGATGCAATTGCAGGCCCCCCGGGCACGTTCTGTTGGGCCATCGGGGAGCGACCTCTTTCATGAATCGCCCCACTTCGCCCCACCGCTGATTTTCTCGCCCTCGAGAAGACTTTCGGTTTTCGTTCGGAAAAACGAAAAATTGACCTTGGGGCCAATCAACCTTTATCCCGGATCTATGCCGCCTTCGGGCTATATACGGGTCAAGAGAAAGGTAGGGAATTCGTAAAAAGCACCCTTGACGCGCTGTTCCACGACACCCTACCTTGATCCCAATCATCCCCACTTGCCCCCACTCTGTGCCACCACGGGAGCCACGTGAACGGTTTCGTCGGGCAGTATGAACATCAGATGGATCAGAAGGGCCGCATCAGCCTTCCTTCGGCGTTTCGTCGAGAGGCCGAGGGCGACCACTTCGTTCTGTTGCAATGGGAGGAGGGCTACCTGACCCTCTTTCCCCAGGAGAAGTGGCAGGAGGTCCAGGAGAACTTGCTTGAGTTCCGACGCGCCAATCCCGAAGGGTGGAACCAGGTGCGGATGATCATCGCCAATGCGGTCGAGGTTTCTCCCGACAAGCAGGGGCGGATTCTTGTCCCAGGTGCCCTCCAGGCCTCTGCAGGTCTGTCTGGCGCCGTCCTGCTAAGTGGGAACCTCGATCGGGTAGAGCTCTGGGACCCGGCGACGTACCTCGCCAAGGTCCAGGATCAGGCCGGCGACCTCGACAAGTTCTCATACCGGCTCTTCGGGTAACCGGCATGTCCGAATACCACGAACCCGCAATGGCGCCGGAGGTCCTCGACCTGCTGTCCCCTTCCAAGGGTGGCTTCTACATGGACGGGACGGTCGGGGGCGGTGGGCACACCCGTCTGATCCTCGACGCATGTTCGGACTGCCGCGTGCTCGCCGTTGATCGGGACTCGGAGGCTCTCGACGAGGCACGTGCCTCGCTCGCCGATCACCGGAGCCGGGTCCGCTTTCTCTCGACCCGTTTCGACAACGCCCCGAAAGACCCCGAAGTGAGGGACCGTGGCTTGGACGGCGCACTTCTCGATCTGGGGGTCAGTTCGCACCAGCTCGACGACGACGTCCGTGGCTTCACGTTCCGCCGGGGTGCGCCCCTGGATATGCGCATGGGCGCGGATCAAGGGCCCGACGCACGGATGCTCCTTGCCGTATCGAGCGAAGAAGAGCTGACACGGGTGTTTCGCGATTTTGGCGAGGAGCCACGAGCGCGGCGCCTCGCGCGGGAGGTGGTCAAGCGTCGTGCAACCGAACCTCTCGAAACCAGTGACGACCTAGTTGCGGCGCTGGCCGTTTCCATGGGACGGCCACCGAGCGCGAAAGAAAAGGCACGAATCTTCCAAGCTGTCCGTATCGCGGTGAATGATGAGCTGGAGGCGTTGGAGGTTGGGTTGCCCGCGATTCGCGACGCGATGAAGGCTGGTGGGGTGATGGTGGTGATCGCGTATCACTCCCTTGAAGACCGGGCGGTGAAGAACGCCTTCCGCGAGTGGAGCCGTTCCTGCGTCTGTCCGCCGGAGTTGCCGATCTGCCGCTGCCGTGGGGAGGCACTGGGTCAGACGCTGACGCGAAAAGTGCTTCGACCGTCGGACGAGGAAGTCCAGCGGAATCCACGGGCCCGAAGCGCCCGGCTCCGCGCCTGGCGGAGGGCTGCTTGATGGACGCCAGGGTCCTGGGTCGTGCAGCTATCACCTTTGCGGTCCTCATGTGGAGCCTGGGTCTCGTCACCTGGCGGCAGAGCCGGGCGCTCGAGGCGAATCGCACGCTTGATGACCTTCGTCGCCATGTGTCGGTCGCCCGCGCCGAGCGAGTCGAGATCGATCGTGGTATCCAGACTCTTCGGCGCAGGGTGCGGATTGTCACGGAAGCCGAAGCGCTGGGCATGCATACGCCAGATGCGACGGAGCAGGTATTCCTCTCGGCGGCAGGTGGGTCATGAGCCGCGCTAGGGCGATGACCGATCGGCCGCACCGTTGGCGCAGAGGGGCCGTCCTGGGGGGATGGCTGCTGTGCGTCGGGCTCGTCATTGCCCGCGCCGGGCAGATTCAGGTGGTGCAAGCGGATCGGTGGAAAGCAAAGGCGAATGATCAGCACACCGACCTTGAGGAGGTCGCCGCGCCGCGCGGAGCGATCTATGACCGTGGTGGCTCGCCGCTCTCGGTGACTCGTGACCAGGTCCGCGTGAACATCGCTCCCAACGAGGTCCGGAATCACGATGCATTGCAGGGCGCGCTAGTAGCCGGTCTCGGGCTAAGCGCGACTCGGGCCCGTCAGCATGTCATGAATGAGCGCCGCTGGAACGTCGTCGGCCTCTTCGCACCATCAGTGCGCGAGCAGTTCGCCGGTTTCTCGGGCGTGCACCTGGATCAGGTGTTCCAGCGGTACAGCCCTGCCCGCGATCTCGCACGTGGCGTGCTCGGCGTCGTGATCGACGACGAAGGACGTGGCGGGGTCGAGCGGATCTATGACCACCACCTCCGCGGAACCCCAGGCAGCAGAATCGTGCGACGGAACAACCTGGGCACACCGATCCCCGGCGACCGGGTGATCGTGCAGGCGCCGCAGGCCGGAGGCCAGGTCGTGGTTACGATCGACTCTGACCTGCAGGAGATCGCGCAGGCCGCGCTTCTTGAGGCGATCGACAAGCATGAGGCGCACGGCGGCGACATCCTGATTACGAATCCGTTCTCTGGCGAAATTCTCGCTCTGTTCTCCACCCGTGATGGGCACAATGGCGCCTTGTCCGCGGTCAACGCTCCGTTCGAACCGGGCTCCACGCTGAAGCCATTTACCGTGGCTGGCCTGCTCGACCACGACCTCGCCACGATGCGAGACACCGTCGATGCCGAGAGCGGCCGGTGGCAGGCACCTGGCCGTATCCTGACCGATACGCACACGGAAGGCTGGATGACGCTCCGCGAAGCGCTTCGGGAGTCGTCGAACATCGGCATCGCCAAGATGGCCCAACTGATGTCGCCTGGAGTCCAGTATGAGAATCTCCGTGACTTCGGCTTTGGGACACTCACTGGAGTCGAACTGCCAGGTGAGGTCGCAGGCACGCTGAGACGTCCCGATCGCTGGAGTGCGCTGTCGCCGGCCTCTCTCGCCATCGGTTACGAGGTTTCGGTCACACCGCTGCAGATGGCGATGGCGTACGGAGCGCTGGCCAACGGCGGACTCCTCATGCAGCCCCGTCTGATACGAGAGGTCCGGGCGGCCGATGGCTCCGTGCTCGAAACGTTCGAGCCGTTGGTGGTTCGTCGTGTCGTCGCGAAGGAGACCGCACACCTCGTCGGCGGTGCGCTCGAAGATGTCGTTACGATCGGTACCGGCTCGCTGGCTCAGCTAGGCTCCTTCCGGGTGGCGGGGAAGAGCGGCACGGCTCGCTTCAGCAGCAACGGAGGGTACAGTAGAGGCGACTACTCGTCGTCTTTCGTGGGGTACTTCCCAGCCGACAAGCCACAGCTCGTCGTCTTCGTCAAACTCGATCGCCCGCAGGACGGGACGTACTACGGCGGCGCGGTGGCTGCCCCCGTAACCCGCATGACGATGGAAGCCGCGCTGGCCGCCGCTCCTCCGGCGATTCGGCTGGGCGCACTGGTCAATTCTCAGGCGCGGAACGCGGCTGCACCTTCACTGGCTCCTCAATTCACGAGTGGCCGCCCCATGCGGGCTCTCCCGCCTCTCGAGAGTGGTTGGGACTCCGAGGAAGGCGTCTCGGCAGAGTCGTCCGATGGCCCAGTAAGGCTGCCCGAACTCTCCGGACTGCCTTCACGTCGGGCCATTCTGAATCTGCATCAATTCGGCCTTCGGGCTGCCCATGCCGAATCAGGCGAGGTGATCGGCACGATACCAGTGGCTGGAACACTCGTGATGCAGGGAGACACGATTCGTCTCCGGTACCGGGGTCAGACCTATGAGTGACGCGGTCCGGACGCTCGCTGCTGTCGGAGATGTCCTCCGGTCAGCCGACCTCCTCCGGGAACAGGTTGGCCCGGGGGACGTCGTCGTTCAGGGTGTTGCCCTGGACTCGCGCGCGTGTCGTCCGGGTGACCTCTTCCTCGCGTGGGAGGGGCTCCGTTTTGACGCACACGACTTCGTCGCCGCAGCAGCGGAAGCAGGCGCGGTTGCCGCGATCGTCGAACGCCGAGTCGATGTCGATTTGCCTCAGCTCGTGGTCCACAACGGCCGTCGGGCCGCGGCGCTTGCGAGCTCCGCCGTAATGGGTGACCCGGGGAACGAGATGTTCACGGTTGCAGTCACTGGGACGAACGGGAAGTCGTCTACCGCGATGCTCATCCGGCATCTCTTGTCGCCGGATTTGCCGACCGGGATGATCGGGACGTTTGGACTGTTCGACGAAGAAGGCTTTCGGCCCGGTACCGAGGGGCTGACCACTCCCGATCCTGTTCAGTTGGCGGGTTGGATGCGCGACCTCTCGGACCGCGGCGTTCGCGCTGTCGTGATGGAAGCTTCATCCCATGCACTGGATCAGAACCGACTGGACGGCATCGAGTTCGACGTCGGCGTATTCACGAACCTGTCGCAGGACCACCTGGACTACCACGAGACCATGGAGGCCTATCGCACCGCCAAGGTCCGTCTGGTCGACCTGGTCTCCGGAGACGGTGACATCGTGGTCAACGCCGGGGATCCCGCGTGGGACGGGTTGAATGATGATGCTCGGACGGTTCGCCTGTATGCGGACGCAGATCGCGTTTCAAATTGCGGCCCGGTTCATCTACTGGCTTCGTTCATTGGTCCGGCCGAGACCGGATCGGGTTCGAGAGCCGGAACGACCTTTGGTCTGGTTGTCGACGGAGACGTCGAGAACATGACGATCGTGCGGACGCCTTACCGTGGACGCTTCAACGTCGAGAACACACTCGCGGCGATCGCTACT from the Longimicrobiales bacterium genome contains:
- a CDS encoding DUF2911 domain-containing protein, with the protein product MKDRWTFWMAVAIMAAAPAVGAAQTQCQFRGAPDALAERPSPPDSVMIDLGGDAAKLCYGRPSLRGRTMIGGDDALGSPWRFGANEPTTLHLPFPATFGGIDVEPGSYSLYAIAETGQWTIVVNGNTNRWGIPLSPDVRSADIGSFEVVVTDPGRLVETLTFRFEGAGSAGSLVFAWERATLRIPISRR
- a CDS encoding thioesterase family protein; its protein translation is MTEALEEFRFTHSVPVRFRDIDIGGHAHHADALIYFEEARWAYWIEVVGQGLNELDYVLAECRVRWHARVLWPQELAVSVRVVRVGRKHFEMAYEVRSAEGEKLQSGATVQVMFDYDTGKSKAMPDELKSILESFDGPF
- a CDS encoding glycerol-3-phosphate dehydrogenase/oxidase, translating into MSTKPDSADFSPSGRSAALEAMSTESVDVLVIGGGITGAGVARDAALRGWSVALVEQDDFAAGTSSRSSKIVHGGVRYLEYGHFLLVRESARERRVIQSIAPHLVHRLDFLYPVFSPDSVLKIRAGLAVFDWLAETDDSDRHQSLDPQEVRRFLPGLRDPLRGAIQYVEYITDDARLTLENIQSAAAHGARVANHARAESLFTDSEGRVHGASVRDTTDSSVYEVQARIVVNAGGPWAQGVLEDSGLAARKALRPSKGIHILLSAGRLPIKGAAFLKSETGRRGLAMRRLDYVYVGTSDDEYTGPMESPRASRADVLDLLAMVQDCFPAAEITLDDVLTTWAGIRPLIEENGKTTRDTSREDEVWPGPDGLVTIAGGKLTTYRRMAGRVIEEVLNALGDSPVMDDRTAEVRLPGCPAGDVSKFIEDRLERLGEAGVPEATLKRLGFLYGTQLDDLLALAREDPTWLAPLGEDVPALRGEVRLAVMKEMAATLIDVMDRRLALLLFSPDSGLSGASEAASIMGVLLGWDEARVSAEVSGYRAYAMEHRVPAS
- a CDS encoding ATP-binding protein codes for the protein MSTPATIRPPSVRGLWALGFVALSLGALVAVPVYYGQRVAVVQMRITDVLEPAARLSSNLLLLKARQFARMEGYLATEDANTLEDPPHAAMTARMFRDPYLSAAAEEEAVLAQLQVLAPWLDAVPSALGGQSFFDRLVRLQTESVAWRFGNQRLFEFGVNEGARDRVLAGYNDVQWATRELDQSIQAAVADGRRRVANEQRRQTRITRVLAAVALFASLILGRVAHRYRALTTEREIQRREAVRGRREVDALLEATGDGVLGIDLEGRCISLNRAGTGLVGWPEGEIQGRDVVATLFHTDADGAPVTEDSFPLAQTVAAGEQIWSDVGAVIWRRKRSSFPARWSVQPMIDGTELRGAVLTFTDMTQIHEKEEALRRAIRQREDVVAIVSHDLRNPLGVALASADLLLDLPLDEGQRRRQAEIIRRSGKRMQRLIEDLLDVARMEAGALVIRPSHEPLAPILEEARDLFLGQGAERSISVVVGDGDLSARVDRDRIIQALSNLLDNAIRLTPEGGSVTLSAEEDGNNVLISVEDTGPGIAPELVGGLFDRFAQGDELDRGSVGLGLSIVKGVATSHGGDASVISVLGRGSRFILHLPMGGPPDAGRGVETTA
- a CDS encoding glycerophosphodiester phosphodiesterase family protein yields the protein MTTADRSDSAGPFGFPGPVEIIAHRGFSARAPENTWAALDAGLSAGADAVEFDLHPASDGTPYLLHDETLDRTTSGTGAVHLHTPDELDTLDAGSWFDPAFVGEPIPSLAAVMTSLRGRVGRIYAEVKRTSSGNEMSSVVAAVHKAGLFEHTVFISMDWGALDQIRSLQPGARIGYIVEARSRVDEARERAKDDSDAMLDFDARILLGDPRIAERCREVDIALACWTVNATSVARSMLDMGVPRITTNEVADLLEWKESLNPTSPENAR